The following proteins are co-located in the Gigantopelta aegis isolate Gae_Host chromosome 5, Gae_host_genome, whole genome shotgun sequence genome:
- the LOC121373722 gene encoding coadhesin-like, with protein sequence MFTGLCLRSMFKIDVAMTTIKRILLILGLLTAMTASVNAQWSTWVHVKTYICLPVCRRALAFKRSCANESSTVDGTRCPGTDNKLLIEDCEGGLCTRVDGQWTAWQRHDVGECLQSCTRKVTLTRTCTDPSPGRIGAPCPGSEYTSVSEQCLGGKCLRVNGQWTSWERYHVLPCQTNCRKGVALRRTCTNPRPVSGGKDCPGSTAIVISEECDDFLCRQAVAHWAPWFRHNVGPCLPSCIRTVRFSRTCRTVKGGAHQCPGSNSSVGTEGCQGGHCTKVDGRWTSWYRHYTAPCELNCKRGVAFKRTCTNPRPSGWGKKCAGMANKHTTEECSGYLCTRKTVGGQWSVWSKTGVGQCPSTCSRTIVLTRTCTNPSGSPGWLHCAGRNTMRITEYCDGGNCVGRKVPEESHWASWTVYHAGRCPDSCERTVTLSRTCMTPIPSDGHVQCVGPNAKVIREDCTGGTCGEALGNWILPKLNPDYDNIPIPAVDGGWSSWSILQTQFDECPPDCRQVVYLTRVCSKPAPSGEGLRCRGSNTRVRTENCCAHHTANAATQKCIGGICTESQYKLNVIALTAIAGMTLVIMIAIGYFYHRICSHRSPLHHCHC encoded by the exons ATGTTTACAG GACTTTGTTTAAGATCGATGTTTAAGATCGATGTTGCTATGACAACCATAAAGCGAATCCTGCTGATTCTGGGACTCCTGACTGCAATGACAGCATCTG tgaACGCACAATGGTCCACGTGGGTGCACGTCAAAACATACATATGTCTGCCAGTATGTAGAAGAGCCTTGGCGTTCAAGAGGTCGTGTGCCAACGAAAGCTCGACCGTGGACGGGACGCGATGTCCCGGCACCGATAACAAACTGCTCATAGAGGACTGCGAGGGAGGATTGTGTACCAGAG TGGACGGCCAATGGACGGCGTGGCAGAGACACGATGTCGGAGAATGTTTGCAGTCCTGTACGAGAAAGGTGACACTGACGAGGACGTGCACGGATCCCAGTCCCGGACGTATAGGAGCCCCGTGTCCCGGAAGTGAATACACCAGCGTCTCAGAACAATGTCTGGGAGGAAAATGCCTGAGAG TGAATGGGCAATGGACATCCTGGGAAAGATATCACGTGCTGCCATGCCAAACAAACTGCAGGAAAGGCGTGGCCTTGAGAAGAACATGCACAAATCCACGCCCCGTCTCAGGCGGAAAGGACTGTCCAGGAAGTACCGCTATTGTGATCTCAGAAGAGTGCGACGACTTCCTGTGTAGACAAG CGGTCGCGCACTGGGCACCGTGGTTTAGACACAACGTTGGACCGTGCCTGCCGTCGTGTATAAGAACAGTGAGATTTTCGAGAACGTGCCGGACCGTGAAGGGCGGGGCTCATCAGTGCCCGGGAAGCAACAGTTCAGTGGGCACAGAGGGTTGCCAGGGTGGCCACTGTACGAAAG TTGATGGAAGATGGACGTCCTGGTACCGACATTACACGGCGCCCTGTGAATTGAACTGTAAAAGGGGCGTGGCTTTCAAGCGGACTTGCACGAATCCCCGCCCTAGTGGGTGGGGAAAGAAGTGCGCGGGGATGGCAAACAAGCATACCACGGAGGAATGTTCCGGTTACCTGTGTACCAGAA AAACCGTGGGGGGACAGTGGTCAGTTTGGAGCAAGACTGGTGTCGGCCAGTGTCCGTCCACGTGCAGCAGAACGATTGTGCTGACCAGGACGTGTACTAATCCATCCGGGTCTCCAGGCTGGCTGCACTGCGCAGGACGGAACACCATGCGGATCACGGAATACTGTGATGGAGGAAACTGCGTGGGAAGGAAGG TTCCAGAAGAGTCTCACTGGGCGTCGTGGACTGTATACCACGCTGGGCGGTGTCCGGACTCGTGCGAGAGAACGGTCACTTTATCCAGGACGTGTATGACCCCGATACCTTCAGACGGGCACGTGCAGTGCGTGGGACCCAATGCCAAGGTCATCCGAGAAGACTGTACGGGAGGCACTTGTGGTGAAGCTCTAGGAAATTGGATATTACCAAAac TTAACCCGGACTATGACAACATACCTATACCTGCAG TGGATGGCGGATGGTCCTCGTGGAGTATCCTGCAGACACAGTTTGACGAGTGTCCACCCGACTGCCGCCAAGTAGTCTACTTAACAAGGGTGTGTTCCAAACCCGCCCCGTCAGGAGAGGGTCTCCGGTGTCGGGGAAGCAACACACGCGTCAGAACTGAAAACTGTTGTGCTCATCACACGGCAAACGCTGCTACACAGAAATGTATCGGAGGCATCTGCACCGAAT CCCAGTACAAGTTGAACGTGATCGCATTAACAGCAATCGCTGGTATGACACTGGTCATAATGATCGCAATTGGTTATTTTTATCACAG AATCTGTTCGCATCGGTCGCCGCTACACCACTGTCACTGTTAA
- the LOC121373723 gene encoding uncharacterized protein LOC121373723, translated as MTTAKWFFVVLGIWICCVNGMWLPWERVTVEECSPRCKRRVLLQRNCTRDSPCNGQKNCAGQATCSGSQSKWTREVCASDQCPQIPDSMAVNRQSPNEQKQSRSSFPLSTVIVVVLVLSLAVTAITALTVFRCKGIGLRKTTDIERIVSYKSDVSFSSSDHEFDAISTISGARIDIFQQKNPPSVLDTNREGMDNPSFSDSLHYTVNPASQ; from the exons ATGACCACCGCAAAATGGTTCTTCGTGGTACTCGGAATATGGATATGTTGTG TGAATGGAATGTGGTTACCGTGGGAGAGAGTGACAGTTGAAGAGTGCTCGCCGCGGTGTAAACGAAGAGTGTTGTTACAAAGAAACTGCACGCGTGACTCGCCGTGCAATGGTCAGAAAAACTGCGCCGGTCAAGCCACGTGTTCCGGTAGTCAGAGTAAGTGGACCAGGGAGGTTTGCGCCAGTGACCAGTGTCCACAAATACCAGACAGTATGGCAGTCAATCGACAATCCCCCAAtg aacaaaaacaaagtagATCGTCGTTTCCTTTGTCCACAGTTATAGTTGTGGTCCTTGTTCTGTCCTTAGCTGTAACAGCTATCACTGCTCTTACAGTTTTCAG GTGTAAAGGAATTGGCCTGAGGAAGACGACCGACATAGAGAGAATTGTAAGTTACAAATCTGACGTTTCGTTCTCCTCGTCCGATCACGAGTTCGACGCAATAAGCACCATCTCCGGAGCCAGAATAGACATTTTTCAGCAGAAGAATCCGCCGTCGGTTCTGGACACTAATCGCGAAGGCATGGACAACCCTTCGTTCTCAGATAGCCTCCATTATACAGTTAACCCGGCATcgcaataa